TAGGATGCAGCTCTGAAGGTGGCGAGTGAATCAAATCATCATGAATTTGGCACTGATGACACTTACGAACAAAGCAAAAGCAATCTCGCTCCATAGTCAACCAATAATATCCTGTCCGCATAATATTCTTTGCTAAAACATACCATTCATATGCGAACCACATACTCTCGAATGTACCAcattcatgattctttcagcttCCTAAATATTAACACATCTCAACAAGTTCAAATCTAGGGTTCGTTTGTACAGAatctccccacttaagaagaaaccattagcTAGTCgcctaatagtccttttttgatCTGCATTGGCATTCATtggatattcttttgactttaggaagcatttgatatcatagtaccagGGTTCATTATCTGTTTCTGCATCAGTTATGTTGCAATAACCATGTTGATCTCTCATCTGTATCTCTAATGGGTCGATATGCGTATTTCCTGGGTATGGAAGCATAGAAGCTAGGGTAGCCAGGGCATCAGCTAGCTCATTGTGGGATATAGGAATATATCTAAACTCGATAGACTTGAGCCTTTTGCTAAGGTCCTCTAAGCACTGTTTGTATGGAATGAACTTGATATCTCTCATTTCCCATTCGCCTTGAATTTGTCGAATAAGCAATTCAGAAGCTCCCAACACCACTAGCTCGCGTACATCTAGATTTATTGCCATATTTAACCCCgtgatgcaagcttcatattctgctgtgttattagtacaaaataaataaagtcgTGCTGTGGTAGGATGATGACGCCCAGCCAGTGAGATAAGAACTGCCCCAATTCCTACTCCTTTGACATTGACTgcccatcaaaatataatttccacgcatacatatcatcttgaacttcttcctcAATTGAATTAATCTCTTTATCAGGAAAGTAAGTTCAAAAAGGctcataatcattgtcaactgGGTTCTCTGCCAAATTATCGGCCAATGCTTGTGCTTTCATAGCGGTACGAgtaacatacacaatgtcaaattCTGTGAGTAAAATTTG
This region of Capsicum annuum cultivar UCD-10X-F1 unplaced genomic scaffold, UCD10Xv1.1 ctg28425, whole genome shotgun sequence genomic DNA includes:
- the LOC124890998 gene encoding uncharacterized protein LOC124890998, translating into MAINLDVRELVVLGASELLIRQIQGEWEMRDIKFIPYKQCLEDLSKRLKSIEFRYIPISHNELADALATLASMLPYPGNTHIDPLEIQMRDQHGYCNITDAETDNEPWYYDIKCFLKSKEYPMNANADQKRTIRRLANGFFLSGEIL